The following proteins come from a genomic window of Pseudomonas sp. MAG733B:
- the rbsD gene encoding D-ribose pyranase, producing the protein MKKTPLLNVALSRLIASLGHGDKVVIGDAGLPVPPGVELIDLALTHGIPDFISTLKVVLSEMQVESHVLAQEILEKKPSALSTLDELNAEGALGQRELLSHEQFKVLSRQARAIVRTGECQPYCNIVLVAGVTF; encoded by the coding sequence ATGAAAAAGACTCCGTTGCTCAACGTTGCACTGTCGCGACTGATCGCCTCGCTTGGTCATGGCGACAAAGTGGTGATCGGCGATGCGGGCCTGCCGGTACCGCCAGGGGTCGAACTGATCGACCTAGCGCTGACCCACGGCATTCCGGATTTCATCAGCACCCTGAAGGTGGTGCTCAGCGAAATGCAGGTCGAAAGCCATGTGCTGGCCCAGGAAATCCTTGAGAAAAAACCATCGGCACTGTCGACCCTGGACGAACTGAATGCCGAGGGGGCACTGGGGCAGCGTGAGTTACTCAGCCACGAACAATTCAAGGTTCTCAGCCGACAGGCCCGGGCGATCGTGCGCACTGGCGAATGCCAGCCGTACTGCAACATCGTGCTGGTTGCCGGGGTAACGTTTTGA